In a genomic window of Schistocerca gregaria isolate iqSchGreg1 chromosome 5, iqSchGreg1.2, whole genome shotgun sequence:
- the LOC126273214 gene encoding uncharacterized protein LOC126273214 has protein sequence MSLGRPGETEGRPGETEGRPGETEGRLGENEGRPGETEGGGEKPRAGPEKPRAGPEKPRASWEKLRAGQEKPMAGLDKLRAGQEKLRAGQEKLREIRENPREGQEKLRDGWKKGRLEEGKAGSRKGWIKERLEQGKAGRRKGWKAGRREGRMEEETKRPMTKKVPYVAQKLVGKPSLRRNTL, from the coding sequence ATGTCACTGGGCAGGCCGGGAGAAACAGAGGGCAGGCCGGGAGAAACTGAGGGCAGGCCAGGAGAAACCGAGGGCAGGCTGGGAGAAAACGAGGGCAGGCCGGGAGAAACCGAGGGAGGCGGGGAGAAACCGAGGGCAGGCCCAGAGAAACCGAGGGCAGGCCCAGAGAAACCGAGGGCAAGCTGGGAGAAACTGAGGGCAGGCCAGGAGAAACCCATGGCAGGGCTGGACAAACTGAGGGCAGGCCAGGAGAAACTGAGGGCAGGCCAGGAGAAACTGAGGGAAATCCGTGAGAATCCGAGGGAAGGCCAGGAGAAACTGAGGGATGGCTGGAAGAAGGGAAGGCTGGAAGAAGGGAAGGCTGGATCAAGGAAAGGCTGGATCAAGGAAAGGCTGGAACAAGGAAAGGCTGGAAGAAGGAAAGGCTGGAAGGCTGGAAGAAGGGAAGGAAGAATGGAAGAAGAGACCAAACGGCCAATGACCAAGAAAGTGCCATATGTGGCACAAAAATTAGTAGGGAAACCATCGTTAAGGAGGAACACCTTGTAG